A window of the Mus musculus strain C57BL/6J chromosome 18, GRCm38.p6 C57BL/6J genome harbors these coding sequences:
- the Proc gene encoding vitamin K-dependent protein C isoform 1 (isoform 1 is encoded by transcript variant 1): MALPGRNCSFSLAHACVSSSRMWQFRVFLLLMSTWGISSIPAHPDPVFSSSEHAHQVLRVRRANSFLEEMRPGSLERECMEEICDFEEAQEIFQNVEDTLAFWIKYFDGDQCSAPPLDHQCDSPCCGHGTCIDGIGSFSCSCDKGWEGKFCQQELRFQDCRVNNGGCLHYCLEESNGRRCACAPGYELADDHMRCKSTVNFPCGKLGRWIEKKRKILKRDTDLEDELEPDPRIVNGTLTKQGDSPWQAILLDSKKKLACGGVLIHTSWVLTAAHCVEGTKKLTVRLGEYDLRRRDHWELDLDIKEILVHPNYTRSSSDNDIALLRLAQPATLSKTIVPICLPNNGLAQELTQAGQETVVTGWGYQSDRIKDGRRNRTFILTFIRIPLVARNECVEVMKNVVSENMLCAGIIGDTRDACDGDSGGPMVVFFRGTWFLVGLVSWGEGCGHTNNYGIYTKVGSYLKWIHSYIGEKGVSLKSQKL; encoded by the exons ATGGCGCTACCTGGACGAAATTGCAGTTTCTCCTTGGCCCACGCCT GTGTCAGCAGCTCCAGGATGTGGCAATTCAGAGTCTTCCTGCTGCTCATGTCCACCTGGGGAATATCTAGCATACCGGCCCATCCTG ACCCAGTGTTCTCCAGCAGCGAGCATGCCCACCAGGTGCTTCGGGTCAGACGTGCCAACAGCTTCCTGGAAGAGATGCGGCCAGGCAGCCTGGAACGGGAGTGTATGGAGGAGATCTGTGACTTCGAGGAGGCCCAGGAGATTTTCCAAAATGTGGAAGACACA CTGGCCTTCTGGATCAAGTACTTTG ACGGTGACCAGTGCTCGGCTCCACCCTTGGACCACCAGTGCGACAGCCCATGCTGCGGGCATGGCACTTGCATCGACGGCATAGGCAGCTTCAGCTGCAGCTGCGATAAGGGCTGGGAGGGCAAGTTCTGTCAGCAGG AGTTGCGCTTCCAGGACTGTCGGGTGAACAATGGCGGCTGCTTGCACTACTGCCTGGAGGAGAGCAATGGGCGGCGCTGCGCTTGTGCCCCGGGCTATGAGCTGGCAGACGACCACATGCGCTGCAAGTCCACTG TGAATTTTCCATGTGGGAAACTGGGGAGGTGGATAGAGAAGAAACGCAAGATCCTCAAACGAGACACAGACTTAGAAGATGAACTGGAACCAGATCCAAGGATAGTCAACGGAACGCTGACGAAGCAGGGTGACAGTCCTTGGCAG GCAATCCTTCTGGACTCCAAGAAGAAGCTGGCCTGCGGAGGGGTGCTCATCCACACTTCCTGGGTGCTGACGGCAGCCCACTGCGTGGAGGGCACCAAGAAGCTTACCGTGAGGCTTG GTGAGTATGATCTGCGACGCAGGGACCACTGGGAGCTGGACCTGGACATCAAGGAGATCCTCGTCCACCCTAACTACACCCGGAGCAGCAGTGACAACGACATTGCTCTGCTCCGCCTAGCCCAGCCAGCCACTCTCTCCAAAACCATAGTGCCCATCTGCCTGCCGAACAATGGGCTGGCGCAGGAGCTCACTCAGGCTGGCCAGGAGACAGTGGTGACAGGCTGGGGCTATCAAAGCGACAGAATCAAGGATGGCAGAAGGAACCGCACCTTCATCCTCACCTTCATCCGCATCCCTTTGGTTGCTCGAAATGAGTGCGTGGAGGTCATGAAGAATGTGGTCTCGGAGAACATGCTGTGTGCAGGCATCATTGGGGACACGAGAGACGCCTGTGATGGTGACAGTGGGGGGCCCATGGTGGTCTTCTTTCGGGGTACCTGGTTCCTGGTGGGCCTGGTGAGCTGGGGTGAGGGCTGTGGGCACACCAACAACTATGGCATCTACACCAAAGTGGGAAGCTACCTCAAATGGATTCACAGTTACATTGGGGAAAAGGGTGTCTCCCTTAAGAGCCAGAAGCTATAG
- the Proc gene encoding vitamin K-dependent protein C isoform X3: MWQFRVFLLLMSTWGISSIPAHPDPVFSSSEHAHQVLRVRRANSFLEEMRPGSLERECMEEICDFEEAQEIFQNVEDTLAFWIKYFDGDQCSAPPLDHQCDSPCCGHGTCIDGIGSFSCSCDKGWEGKFCQQELRFQDCRVNNGGCLHYCLEESNGRRCACAPGYELADDHMRCKSTVNFPCGKLGRWIEKKRKILKRDTDLEDELEPDPRIVNGTLTKQGDSPWQAILLDSKKKLACGGVLIHTSWVLTAAHCVEGTKKLTVRLGEYDLRRRDHWELDLDIKEILVHPNYTRSSSDNDIALLRLAQPATLSKTIVPICLPNNGLAQELTQAGQETVVTGWGYQSDRIKDGRRNRTFILTFIRIPLVARNECVEVMKNVVSENMLCAGIIGDTRDACDGDSGGPMVVFFRGTWFLVGLVSWGEGCGHTNNYGIYTKVGSYLKWIHSYIGEKGVSLKSQKL; the protein is encoded by the exons ATGTGGCAATTCAGAGTCTTCCTGCTGCTCATGTCCACCTGGGGAATATCTAGCATACCGGCCCATCCTG ACCCAGTGTTCTCCAGCAGCGAGCATGCCCACCAGGTGCTTCGGGTCAGACGTGCCAACAGCTTCCTGGAAGAGATGCGGCCAGGCAGCCTGGAACGGGAGTGTATGGAGGAGATCTGTGACTTCGAGGAGGCCCAGGAGATTTTCCAAAATGTGGAAGACACA CTGGCCTTCTGGATCAAGTACTTTG ACGGTGACCAGTGCTCGGCTCCACCCTTGGACCACCAGTGCGACAGCCCATGCTGCGGGCATGGCACTTGCATCGACGGCATAGGCAGCTTCAGCTGCAGCTGCGATAAGGGCTGGGAGGGCAAGTTCTGTCAGCAGG AGTTGCGCTTCCAGGACTGTCGGGTGAACAATGGCGGCTGCTTGCACTACTGCCTGGAGGAGAGCAATGGGCGGCGCTGCGCTTGTGCCCCGGGCTATGAGCTGGCAGACGACCACATGCGCTGCAAGTCCACTG TGAATTTTCCATGTGGGAAACTGGGGAGGTGGATAGAGAAGAAACGCAAGATCCTCAAACGAGACACAGACTTAGAAGATGAACTGGAACCAGATCCAAGGATAGTCAACGGAACGCTGACGAAGCAGGGTGACAGTCCTTGGCAG GCAATCCTTCTGGACTCCAAGAAGAAGCTGGCCTGCGGAGGGGTGCTCATCCACACTTCCTGGGTGCTGACGGCAGCCCACTGCGTGGAGGGCACCAAGAAGCTTACCGTGAGGCTTG GTGAGTATGATCTGCGACGCAGGGACCACTGGGAGCTGGACCTGGACATCAAGGAGATCCTCGTCCACCCTAACTACACCCGGAGCAGCAGTGACAACGACATTGCTCTGCTCCGCCTAGCCCAGCCAGCCACTCTCTCCAAAACCATAGTGCCCATCTGCCTGCCGAACAATGGGCTGGCGCAGGAGCTCACTCAGGCTGGCCAGGAGACAGTGGTGACAGGCTGGGGCTATCAAAGCGACAGAATCAAGGATGGCAGAAGGAACCGCACCTTCATCCTCACCTTCATCCGCATCCCTTTGGTTGCTCGAAATGAGTGCGTGGAGGTCATGAAGAATGTGGTCTCGGAGAACATGCTGTGTGCAGGCATCATTGGGGACACGAGAGACGCCTGTGATGGTGACAGTGGGGGGCCCATGGTGGTCTTCTTTCGGGGTACCTGGTTCCTGGTGGGCCTGGTGAGCTGGGGTGAGGGCTGTGGGCACACCAACAACTATGGCATCTACACCAAAGTGGGAAGCTACCTCAAATGGATTCACAGTTACATTGGGGAAAAGGGTGTCTCCCTTAAGAGCCAGAAGCTATAG
- the Proc gene encoding vitamin K-dependent protein C isoform X2, with protein METGVSSSRMWQFRVFLLLMSTWGISSIPAHPDPVFSSSEHAHQVLRVRRANSFLEEMRPGSLERECMEEICDFEEAQEIFQNVEDTLAFWIKYFDGDQCSAPPLDHQCDSPCCGHGTCIDGIGSFSCSCDKGWEGKFCQQELRFQDCRVNNGGCLHYCLEESNGRRCACAPGYELADDHMRCKSTVNFPCGKLGRWIEKKRKILKRDTDLEDELEPDPRIVNGTLTKQGDSPWQAILLDSKKKLACGGVLIHTSWVLTAAHCVEGTKKLTVRLGEYDLRRRDHWELDLDIKEILVHPNYTRSSSDNDIALLRLAQPATLSKTIVPICLPNNGLAQELTQAGQETVVTGWGYQSDRIKDGRRNRTFILTFIRIPLVARNECVEVMKNVVSENMLCAGIIGDTRDACDGDSGGPMVVFFRGTWFLVGLVSWGEGCGHTNNYGIYTKVGSYLKWIHSYIGEKGVSLKSQKL; from the exons ATGGAG ACAGGTGTCAGCAGCTCCAGGATGTGGCAATTCAGAGTCTTCCTGCTGCTCATGTCCACCTGGGGAATATCTAGCATACCGGCCCATCCTG ACCCAGTGTTCTCCAGCAGCGAGCATGCCCACCAGGTGCTTCGGGTCAGACGTGCCAACAGCTTCCTGGAAGAGATGCGGCCAGGCAGCCTGGAACGGGAGTGTATGGAGGAGATCTGTGACTTCGAGGAGGCCCAGGAGATTTTCCAAAATGTGGAAGACACA CTGGCCTTCTGGATCAAGTACTTTG ACGGTGACCAGTGCTCGGCTCCACCCTTGGACCACCAGTGCGACAGCCCATGCTGCGGGCATGGCACTTGCATCGACGGCATAGGCAGCTTCAGCTGCAGCTGCGATAAGGGCTGGGAGGGCAAGTTCTGTCAGCAGG AGTTGCGCTTCCAGGACTGTCGGGTGAACAATGGCGGCTGCTTGCACTACTGCCTGGAGGAGAGCAATGGGCGGCGCTGCGCTTGTGCCCCGGGCTATGAGCTGGCAGACGACCACATGCGCTGCAAGTCCACTG TGAATTTTCCATGTGGGAAACTGGGGAGGTGGATAGAGAAGAAACGCAAGATCCTCAAACGAGACACAGACTTAGAAGATGAACTGGAACCAGATCCAAGGATAGTCAACGGAACGCTGACGAAGCAGGGTGACAGTCCTTGGCAG GCAATCCTTCTGGACTCCAAGAAGAAGCTGGCCTGCGGAGGGGTGCTCATCCACACTTCCTGGGTGCTGACGGCAGCCCACTGCGTGGAGGGCACCAAGAAGCTTACCGTGAGGCTTG GTGAGTATGATCTGCGACGCAGGGACCACTGGGAGCTGGACCTGGACATCAAGGAGATCCTCGTCCACCCTAACTACACCCGGAGCAGCAGTGACAACGACATTGCTCTGCTCCGCCTAGCCCAGCCAGCCACTCTCTCCAAAACCATAGTGCCCATCTGCCTGCCGAACAATGGGCTGGCGCAGGAGCTCACTCAGGCTGGCCAGGAGACAGTGGTGACAGGCTGGGGCTATCAAAGCGACAGAATCAAGGATGGCAGAAGGAACCGCACCTTCATCCTCACCTTCATCCGCATCCCTTTGGTTGCTCGAAATGAGTGCGTGGAGGTCATGAAGAATGTGGTCTCGGAGAACATGCTGTGTGCAGGCATCATTGGGGACACGAGAGACGCCTGTGATGGTGACAGTGGGGGGCCCATGGTGGTCTTCTTTCGGGGTACCTGGTTCCTGGTGGGCCTGGTGAGCTGGGGTGAGGGCTGTGGGCACACCAACAACTATGGCATCTACACCAAAGTGGGAAGCTACCTCAAATGGATTCACAGTTACATTGGGGAAAAGGGTGTCTCCCTTAAGAGCCAGAAGCTATAG
- the Proc gene encoding vitamin K-dependent protein C isoform X1, giving the protein MSAQTLSGPRRGFPTIQTGVSSSRMWQFRVFLLLMSTWGISSIPAHPDPVFSSSEHAHQVLRVRRANSFLEEMRPGSLERECMEEICDFEEAQEIFQNVEDTLAFWIKYFDGDQCSAPPLDHQCDSPCCGHGTCIDGIGSFSCSCDKGWEGKFCQQELRFQDCRVNNGGCLHYCLEESNGRRCACAPGYELADDHMRCKSTVNFPCGKLGRWIEKKRKILKRDTDLEDELEPDPRIVNGTLTKQGDSPWQAILLDSKKKLACGGVLIHTSWVLTAAHCVEGTKKLTVRLGEYDLRRRDHWELDLDIKEILVHPNYTRSSSDNDIALLRLAQPATLSKTIVPICLPNNGLAQELTQAGQETVVTGWGYQSDRIKDGRRNRTFILTFIRIPLVARNECVEVMKNVVSENMLCAGIIGDTRDACDGDSGGPMVVFFRGTWFLVGLVSWGEGCGHTNNYGIYTKVGSYLKWIHSYIGEKGVSLKSQKL; this is encoded by the exons ATGAGCGCCCAAACTCTATCTGGACCAAGGCGTGGGTTCCCTACAATCCAG ACAGGTGTCAGCAGCTCCAGGATGTGGCAATTCAGAGTCTTCCTGCTGCTCATGTCCACCTGGGGAATATCTAGCATACCGGCCCATCCTG ACCCAGTGTTCTCCAGCAGCGAGCATGCCCACCAGGTGCTTCGGGTCAGACGTGCCAACAGCTTCCTGGAAGAGATGCGGCCAGGCAGCCTGGAACGGGAGTGTATGGAGGAGATCTGTGACTTCGAGGAGGCCCAGGAGATTTTCCAAAATGTGGAAGACACA CTGGCCTTCTGGATCAAGTACTTTG ACGGTGACCAGTGCTCGGCTCCACCCTTGGACCACCAGTGCGACAGCCCATGCTGCGGGCATGGCACTTGCATCGACGGCATAGGCAGCTTCAGCTGCAGCTGCGATAAGGGCTGGGAGGGCAAGTTCTGTCAGCAGG AGTTGCGCTTCCAGGACTGTCGGGTGAACAATGGCGGCTGCTTGCACTACTGCCTGGAGGAGAGCAATGGGCGGCGCTGCGCTTGTGCCCCGGGCTATGAGCTGGCAGACGACCACATGCGCTGCAAGTCCACTG TGAATTTTCCATGTGGGAAACTGGGGAGGTGGATAGAGAAGAAACGCAAGATCCTCAAACGAGACACAGACTTAGAAGATGAACTGGAACCAGATCCAAGGATAGTCAACGGAACGCTGACGAAGCAGGGTGACAGTCCTTGGCAG GCAATCCTTCTGGACTCCAAGAAGAAGCTGGCCTGCGGAGGGGTGCTCATCCACACTTCCTGGGTGCTGACGGCAGCCCACTGCGTGGAGGGCACCAAGAAGCTTACCGTGAGGCTTG GTGAGTATGATCTGCGACGCAGGGACCACTGGGAGCTGGACCTGGACATCAAGGAGATCCTCGTCCACCCTAACTACACCCGGAGCAGCAGTGACAACGACATTGCTCTGCTCCGCCTAGCCCAGCCAGCCACTCTCTCCAAAACCATAGTGCCCATCTGCCTGCCGAACAATGGGCTGGCGCAGGAGCTCACTCAGGCTGGCCAGGAGACAGTGGTGACAGGCTGGGGCTATCAAAGCGACAGAATCAAGGATGGCAGAAGGAACCGCACCTTCATCCTCACCTTCATCCGCATCCCTTTGGTTGCTCGAAATGAGTGCGTGGAGGTCATGAAGAATGTGGTCTCGGAGAACATGCTGTGTGCAGGCATCATTGGGGACACGAGAGACGCCTGTGATGGTGACAGTGGGGGGCCCATGGTGGTCTTCTTTCGGGGTACCTGGTTCCTGGTGGGCCTGGTGAGCTGGGGTGAGGGCTGTGGGCACACCAACAACTATGGCATCTACACCAAAGTGGGAAGCTACCTCAAATGGATTCACAGTTACATTGGGGAAAAGGGTGTCTCCCTTAAGAGCCAGAAGCTATAG